The following are encoded together in the Babesia microti strain RI chromosome II, complete genome genome:
- a CDS encoding KRI1, protein KRI1 (overlaps_old_locusTagID:BBM_II03030) → MDILEDGTDCIKLSINEEYVKRYTKFKDRQLLSKEEELLDGSSSSTDDENAVLLNDKVQEKILITLDKIKRKDPIIYDSKHVFFEDEDFQGPDNESIDDPTKLSNDKNGKVTYTDFLRKNLLEKGAKSFVESEEIIENMGKFKNVEISNEAEEAKRAFLNAFNEANNFSEDHGDILTVKKKELNETKEDEGRFKSFLDRRKLNIDGDIIARFWESDTLSKDDQFLRDYILNERWREDIPGNYNTSSIIEQVDEKEEDVETAELFEHAYNYRYQEPHGSEILSYGREILDTVRRVDERRKKKRERLKLRKLEENKVRMEELKRIKEIKVKDANEKLKLLSKVTGIPLAKLDVNLDAPFNSELHEIEMEKMLGHDYYKQPEELKGKALLADDILEINQVEMKPEPNNKERNGISYGVNEADLDENEYVWWICDYCGGGILEGHKRFDCEICDNYTLCKACVPLANHKHKLIRKKVSKGHQPPPEFTSSTKMEKNLMGLMDDSDNFEYEDIIGGDLPVRFKYRKVRADNLGLSIEQVLSSEDKELKNKCSIRKLLAYTH, encoded by the exons ATGGATATATTGGAGGATGGTACCGATTGTATAAAACTTAGTATAAATGAGGAATATGTCAAAAgatatacaaaattcaaAGATAGGCAATTGCTTAGTAAGGAGGAAGAACTATTGGACGGCAGTTCATCTTCCACAGACGATGAAAATGCAGTACTTCTCAATGATAAAGTTCAGGAAAAGATACTAATTACTCTAGATAAGATTAAGAGGAAGGATCCCATTATTTATGATTCAAAACATGTGTTTTTTGAGGATGAAGATTTTCAGGGCCCAGATAATGAATCAATAGATGATCCAACAAAATTGagtaatgataaaaatggcaaGGTTACGTACACAGATTTTTTGAGAAAAAATTTGCTGGAAAAAGGAGCCAAATCATTCGTGGAATCTGAggaaataattgaaaatatggGTAAATTTAAGAATGTGGAGATTTCAAACGAAGCAGAGGAAGCTAAAAGAGCATTTTTAAATGCATTTAATGAGGCAAATAACTTTAGTGAAGATCATGGTGACATTTTAACAGTTAAAAAAAAGGAATTAAATGAGACTAAGGAAGATGAAGGTAGATTTAAAAGCTTTTTGGATAGGCGAAAACTAAATATAGATGGAGATATCATCGCTAGGTTTTGGG AATCAGACACATTATCCAAAGATGATCAATTTCTACGTGACTACATACTAAACGAGAGATGGAGAGAAGATATTCCTGGCAATTACAATacatcatcaattataGAGCAAGTGGATGAGAAAGAGGAGGATGTTGAAACAGCGGAACTATTCGAGCATGCTTACAATTACCGCTATCAAGAACCCCATGGATCTGAAATATTATCTTACGGACGTGAAATATTGGATACAGTTAGGCGTGTTGATGAAAGGAGAAAGAAGAAAAGGGAACGGTTGAAATTGAGGAAATTGGAAGAAAATAAAGTGAGGATGGAGGAGTTGAAGCGGATTAAGGAGATCAAGGTTAAGGATGCCAACGAGAAACTTAAATTGCTTTCTAAGGTTACGGGAATTCCGTTGGCTAAATTAGATGTAAATTTAGACGCTCCATTTAATTCCGAATTGCACGAAATAGAAATGGAAAAAATGTTGGGCCATGATTACTACAAGCAACCTGAAGAATTGAAGGGTAAGGCCTTATTGGCTGATGATATTCTTGAAATCAATCAAGTTGAAATGAAGCCTGAACCCAACAATAAGGAGCGGAATGGTATTAGTTATGGTGTAAATGAAGCAGATTTGGATGAAAATGAGTATGTATGGTGGATTTGCGATTATTGTGGTGGAGGGATTTTGGAGGGGCATAAGCGATTTGATTGTGAAATTTGTGATAACTACACATTGTGTAAAGCATGTGTGCCTCTGGCCAATCAtaaacacaaattaatCCGAAAAAAAGTTTCTAAAGGACACCAACCTCCTCCTGAATTCACCAGTTCTACAAAAATGGAGAAGAACTTGATGGGGTTGATGGACGATTCCGATAATTTCGAGTATGAAGACATTATTGGCGGGGACTTGCCAGTTAGATTCAAATATAGGAAAGTTCGAGCTGATAATCTCGGTTTGAGTATTGAACAAGTTTTGAGTTCCGAAGATAAAGAGTTGAAGAATAAATGTTCGATTAGGAAATTGTTAGCTTACACTCATTGA